In the Chitinivibrionales bacterium genome, GATGATCCCTCCCCCGGTAAGCACACCGTGCGTGGGTGCAAAAATGTCGACGATGAACAGGGCGATGGCGAGCACGATGAGGACGACGCCCGTGATGTTCACCGGCAGGATGGACGACATGAACAGGGCAAGCACCAGCGCGATGACGCCGGCTACCGCGGGCAGCACCGAGCCCGGGTTGCTCAGCTCGCCGATGATGCCGTAGATGGCGATGAGCATGAGCACGTACATCACCTCGGGGCCCCACAGCCGCTGGAACACCTTCTCCCGCATCAGCATGGGGATTTCGTTGATCTGCGCTCCTGCGGTATGAAGCACCCTGCCGCGTATGGCGCGTCCGTCAACCTGCTTGAGCAGGCTGTCCGCGCTGGGCGCGATGACGTCGATCACCTTGAGCTCGAGCGCCTTCTCCGCGGTGATCGCGGCGCTCTGGCGCACCGATGCCTTAGCCCACTCCACGTTGCGGTTGCGCTTGCTGGCGATCGATTCGATGAAGGTCGAAGCATAATTCTCGAGTTTATTTTTCATCACGGAATCGCCGGACCCGGCTCCCCCGCCGCCCATTTCAACCGGGTGCGCTGCGCCGATGCTCGTGGCCGGCGCCATGGCCGCGATGTCGGCCGCGAGCGTGATGAAGCATCCCGCGCTCGCCGCGGTCGCGCCCGCGGGCGTGATATACACCACCGTGGGCACCTTGGGCTCAAGGAGGAGCTCAACGATTTCTTTCGTGGAACTGAGCAGGCCGCCCGGCGTGTCGAGCTCGATGATGAGGCAGGCATAGTGTTCCTGGGCGGATTTATCGAGCGCGCGCTTGATGTAACTCGCGGTGATGGGCCCGATGGCGCCGTTGATCTTGATCAGGCCGACGCGTTCGGCGGGAAAAGCAAGCGCGGTGATGAAAAGCAACGAGATGGCTGACAGGAAAAACCTTCGTTTGAGGAATTGATGAAGCGGCAGATAAAGGTTAAAACGAGATTTCATTTCATCCCCCAGGGTTTCGTCCGAATCGCGGTCACCGGCATGAACTAATATAATTTTTCATCTATTTATAATGGATTTTTTCTACATCTCGTTCATGACACCTCCGCCTCCGTCGCTTATAAAACCGCCGTTGATTATTTTTCCGATACCTATGGATAAAGCCCCTGATGCGCTCACGGAATTCGAAAACGCCCTTTCCAAAAAGCAGCGCGCAATGTTCCGCGGCCTTAACACGCCTGAAAAAATCCAGCGCTTCCTCGACACGGTCGGATATTCCGACGCCGACACTTATTTCTGCCCGCTCACGCTCGTAAAAAAAAACATGGGCGGCTGTTTTGAGGGCGCGCTCTTCGCCGCCTGCGGCCTGCGGAGGCTGGGGCTTCCCTCGCTGATCGTGGAACTGACTTCCGAAAACGACGACGACCACATTCTTGCCGTCTATAAGCTCAACGGGTTCTGGGGCGCGATGGCCAAGTCGATTTTTCCCGGCCTGCGTTCGCGCCAGCCGGTGTACCGCACGATGCGCGAGCTCGTCATGTCGTATTTTGAATTTTATTTCAATCTGAAGCGGCGGCACACCCTGCGCGGCTATTCAGCGCCGCTCAACCTGAAAAGTCTTGACAAGAAGAGATGGA is a window encoding:
- a CDS encoding nodulation protein NfeD; the encoded protein is MKSRFNLYLPLHQFLKRRFFLSAISLLFITALAFPAERVGLIKINGAIGPITASYIKRALDKSAQEHYACLIIELDTPGGLLSSTKEIVELLLEPKVPTVVYITPAGATAASAGCFITLAADIAAMAPATSIGAAHPVEMGGGGAGSGDSVMKNKLENYASTFIESIASKRNRNVEWAKASVRQSAAITAEKALELKVIDVIAPSADSLLKQVDGRAIRGRVLHTAGAQINEIPMLMREKVFQRLWGPEVMYVLMLIAIYGIIGELSNPGSVLPAVAGVIALVLALFMSSILPVNITGVVLIVLAIALFIVDIFAPTHGVLTGGGIIAFIIGSIMLFDTGNSAFRLSLALIIPASVITAGFFSFIVGAGLRAQLAPKKTGAEAMKGKTAVAESAVDAKGGKVFFEGEYWNAVSETPVDKGETVEVIGVQGLTLKIKPKPNKQGV